Proteins from one Rhizoctonia solani chromosome 5, complete sequence genomic window:
- a CDS encoding Retrotransposable element Tf2 protein yields the protein MGPKKNLPKLAKSLDPLWEKTKEICNISQSHRNKLLFTIPIKPEKQADTLEVLIDSGTTSSFLHPCTVELLRLPLIDLPSPQTVAMLDGLSPQAGKIWKKANLTFSLDGKHMTETFLICSTGSHAAILGLKWLDAHNPEIDWNQRTLTFPHATPEHIAIAEEEEADKDPLNGVPLEYHQYAKVFGEEEFNKLLPHRHYDIGIELMEEGPLNSPLYSMTNAKSATLKDWLRDELKAGKIHPSKSSISSLVMFVPKKDGSCCLVVDYCCLNNWTKKNMYPLPRPDNLMAQLCGAKVFTKLDLQWGYNNVQVKEGNKWKTAFRTKYGLYKSLVMTFGLTNAPAAFQHFMNELFKDLLDVCIIIYLDDILIYSKDDASHMQHVHEVLWCLMENQLFCKASKCTFHVTSVEYLGIIVLDKGFSLDKLKIQAVQEWPTPTKVKEVQSFLGFANFLHRFVANFSHMARLLHNLVKKDTPWKWDAKEQEAFQGLKDAITNAPVLAHADPTKPYFLETDALGAALGSILSQCQEDGCLHPLGFLSESFKGAKQNYNMHNKELLAIIRSFKYWRIFWEGTLHPITVFTDHRNLEYWKESQTFNCRHAQWHLLLTGYNFQIVYQPGKQTGKPDALSRQSNHADIPPEPQSMLPNPVFANTTLVLPEKELQRQIKLSLDQDKSLEEILQFLQNESKAPPSIKCAFKDYEMEAGLLFYQGRIVVPDVRNLQTDLLRIYHNSPLAGHPGHQRTLELISQLYYWPGIRADTYWHVDSCETCQQIRKPKYASIPPQPLKLPTQPWQHVSYNMIVDLPKDGNSNSILVIVDSFTKYIILVECSKKLKAPELADLFLQHVWKRYGMPEKTVSDQGRVFNNKFLKALYQRLGMDPHFSLAYHPQSNGQTEHINPMVKHFLQVYSGINQKDWVKWLPMVEFAYNNAVHSSTGRSPFKALYRWEPALTPSNVPTNVPEVDKLATQMEAQWQEIEAALWQSKTRMTAGESGDPVEFKIGEEAWLDAKNIKLKTLTYRLELLPSMRIHNVFYVGLLSKVKRDKKRTFENCPPPVTVDGEEEYKVKGITDAKERNRKWFFRVKWKGYRPEENMWEPQENLKNAKKILDKYKKK from the exons atgGGGCCAAAAAAGAAtctgccaaaattggcaaagagtctggacccactttgggaaaagactaagg aaatttgtaatatatcccAGTCACATAGAAATAAACTGCTattcacaattccaatcaaaccagagaagcAAGCAGATActttagaagtcctgatagactcaggcacTACATCATCATTCCTCCACCCTTGCACAGtggaactactccgcctacCCTTGATAGACCTCCCTTCACCCCAAACTGTtgctatgcttgatgggttgagcccccaggctggcaaaatctggaagaaggcaaaccttaccttctcccttgatggcaaacatatgactgagaccttccttatatgcagcacagggtctcacgccgccatcttgggattgaaatggttggatgctCACAACccggaaattgattggaatcaGCGCACCCTCACATTCCCCCACGCAACGCCAGAGCACAtagccattgctgaagaggaggaagcagacaaaGATCCCTTGAATGGAGTACCCCtggaataccaccaatatgcaaaggtgtttggggaggaagagttcaataagcttcTGCCACACAggcattatgacattggCATTGAACTTATGGAAGAAGGACCCCTCAACTCCCCCCTTTATAGTATGACCAATGCCAAGTCCGCCACACtaaaggattggctcagggatgagttgaaagctgggaagatccatccCAGCAAGTCCTCAATTAGCTCTCTGGTAATGTTTGTACCAAAGAAAGATGGCTCTTGTTGcctggttgttgattactGTTGCCTGAATAActggaccaagaagaacatgTATCCCTTACCCCGTCCTGACAACctaatggcccagctctgtggCGCAAAGGTCTTTACCAAATTAGATCTACaatggggctacaacaatgtccaggtaaaagaaggcaacaagtGGAAGActgccttccgcaccaagtatggtTTATACAAATCTCTAGTAATGACTTTTGGCTTAACAAATGCTCCTGCTGCttttcaacacttcatgaatgaattgttcaaggacttattggatgtatgcatcatcatctaccttgatgacatcctgatctactctaaggatgaTGCATCCCATATGCAGCATGTCCATGAAGTCCTCTGGTGCCTAATGgagaaccagttgttctgtaaagcctccaaatgtaccttccatgtcacctcAGTGGAGTACCTAGGGATTATTGTGTTGGATAAGGGGTTCAGtttggacaagctcaagatccaggcagtccaGGAGTGGCCCACGCCAaccaaggtcaaagaagttcAATCATTCCTTGGATTTGCAAACTTTCTGCACCGCTTTGTTGCAaatttcagccacatggccaggctGTTACATAACCTGGTAAAAAAGGATAcaccctggaaatgggatgctaaagaacaagaagcattccaaggactcAAGGATGCCATTACCAATGCACCAGTCCTAGCTCATGCAGACCCCACCAAGCCCTACTTCCTAGAGACTGATGCATTGGGAGCAGCCCTGGGATCAATACTTAGTCAATGCCAAGAAGATGGTTGCCTACACCCCTTAGGATTCTTGTCAGAATCCTTcaagggagccaaacagaactacaacaTGCACAACAAAGAACTGTTAGCCATAATCAGGTCTTTCAAatactggcgtatcttctgGGAAGGAACATTGCACCCCATCACAGTATTTACAGATCAtaggaacttggaatattggaaagaatcccAGACCTTCAATTGccgccatgcacaatggcatctCTTACTGACTggctataacttccaaattgtctacCAACCAGGAAAACAaacagggaaaccagacgctcTTTCACGCCAATCCAACCATGCTGATATACCACCAGAACCCCAATCTATGCTCCCCAAtcctgtctttgccaacaccaCACTAGTACTGCCAGAAAAGGaactacaacgccagatcaaGTTGTCCCTAGATCAAGACAAATctctggaagaaatcctccaattcctacaGAATGAATCCAAAGCGCCACCATCCATTAAATGTGCCTTCAAGGATTATGAGATGGAAGCAGGATTATTGTTCTACCAAGGCAGGATTGTAGTCCCAGACGTTAGAAATTTGCAGACTGATCTGTTGCGCATCTACCACAATAgccccctggcaggacaccctggCCATCAAAGGACCCTGGAACTAATCTCCCAATTGTACTATTGGCCAGGAATCAGAGCAgacacctactggcatgtggactcaTGTGAAACATGCCAACAGATTAGGAAACCAAAGTATGCATCCATTCCACCACAGCCACTCAAACTCCCCACGCAACcttggcaacatgtgtcctacaacatgattgtagacttACCTAAAGATGGTAACAGCAATTCCATattggtcattgtggacagcTTTACCAAATACATCATCTtggtggaatgttccaaaaagctcaaggcccctgagttagcagacctattcctGCAACATGTATGGAAGCGttacggcatgcctgagaagacagtttcAGACcaaggaagggtcttcaataataaattcctgaaggcacTGTACCAGCGCCTAGGAAtggacccccacttctccttggcctatcacccacagagcaatggacaaacagaacacATAAACCCCATGGTCAAACACTTCTTACAAGTCTATTCTGGGATCAATCAGAAAGACTGGGTGAAATGGCTACCAATGgtggaatttgcctacaacaacgcagtcCACAGCTCCACAGGCAGATCTCCTTTTAAGGCACTTTACAGATGGGAACCAGCCCTCACTCCTAGCAACGTCCCAACCAATGTACCAGAGGTGGACAAGCTAGCAACACAAATGGAAGCCCAATGGCAGGAAATAGAGGCAGCACTctggcaatcaaagacacgcatgaCTGCTGGAGAATCAGGAGACCCAGTGGAATTCAAGATTGGGGAAGAGGcttggctagacgccaaaaacaTAAAGctgaagaccctga CATACCGTCTGGAACTCCTGCCCTCTATGAGGAtacacaatgtcttctatgtgggattactgtccaaagtcaaaagggacaaaaagcgcaccTTTGAAAACTGCCCACCACCTGTTACTGTGgatggagaggaggaatacaaagtcAAAGGTATAACAGACgccaaagaaaggaacaggaaatggttcttccgggTCAAGTGGAAAGGTTACAGGCCTGAAGAAAACATGTGGGAACCTCAAGAAAACTTGAAAAATGCCAAAAAGATTTTAGATAAATacaaaaagaaatga